The Triticum aestivum cultivar Chinese Spring chromosome 7B, IWGSC CS RefSeq v2.1, whole genome shotgun sequence genome window below encodes:
- the LOC123159910 gene encoding probable aquaporin PIP2-1, producing the protein MVPNGNNDNNNTAKDYRDPPPAPLINAGELGKWSLWRAVIAEFTATLLFVYVTVATVIGHKRQTDGTVGCGGAGILGIAWAFGGMIFVLVYCTAGVSGGHINPAVTFGLLLARKVSLVRALLYMVGQCLGAMCGAGLVRAVHGAQYARHGGGANELAPGYSKGAGLAAEIIGTFVLVYTVFAATDPKRKARDSHVPVLAPLPIGFAVLIVHLATIPITGTGINPARSLGPAVVYNNKKAWDQQWIFWVGPFIGAAVAMVYHQYIIRGGAGKALASFRHNYISTA; encoded by the coding sequence ATGGTGCCCAAtggcaacaacgacaacaacaacaccgCCAAGGACTACCGTGACCCTCCCCCGGCGCCGCTCATCAACGCCGGCGAGCTGGGCAAATGGTCGCTCTGGCGCGCCGTCATTGCCGAGTTCACCGCCACGCTCCTCTTCGTCTACGTGACCGTGGCCACAGTCATCGGCCACAAGCGCCAGACCGACGGCACCGTCGGCTGCGGCGGCGCCGGCATCCTCGGCATCGCGTGGGCCTTCGGCGGCATGATCTTCGTCCTCGTCTACTGCACCGCCGGCGTCTCCGGCGGCCACATCAACCCGGCCGTCACcttcggcctcctcctcgcccgcaAGGTCTCCCTGGTCCGCGCGCTGCTCTACATGGTCGGGCAGTGCCTCGGCGCCATGTGCGGCGCCGGCCTCGTCAGGGCCGTGCACGGCGCCCAGTACGCGCGCCACGGCGGCGGCGCCAACGAGCTCGCGCCGGGATACTCCAAGGGCGCCGGGCTCGCCGCCGAGATCATCGGCACCTTCGTGCTCGTTTACACCGTCTTCGCCGCCACCGACCCGAAGCGCAAGGCGCGGGACTCCCACGTGCCCGTGCTGGCGCCGCTGCCCATCGGGTTCGCCGTGCTCATCGTGCACCTCGCCACCATCCCCATCACCGGCACCGGCATCAACCCGGCCAGGAGCCTCGGCCCCGCCGTGGTGTACAACAACAAGAAGGCGTGGGACCAGCAGTGGATCTTCTGGGTGGGGCCCTTCATCGGGGCCGCCGTGGCCATGGTGTACCACCAGTACATCATCAGGGGCGGGGCCGGCAAGGCCTTGGCGTCCTTCCGCCACAACTACATCTCTACAGCCTAA